Proteins encoded by one window of Orbaceae bacterium BiB:
- a CDS encoding sensor histidine kinase encodes MFEFNLILQLLQQMCVYLVIAYLLSKTPLFIPVMQVTVHLPHKLLCYFIFSFFCIMGTYFSLEIEDTLANTRAIGAILGGLLGGPTVGLLVGITGGVHRYTLGGITAETCMISTILTGFLCGMVHYFLMKNRRVDLIYNPFIVAILAVLFESLEMGMILIFSKPYEVILHAVQTIATPMIVANSVGAAMFMRILLDRKAMFEKYTSAFSSRALKIAASTDGLLRNGFNQENSTKVADILYKELGVGAVSITDREKILAFIGIGSDHHLPGTPITSPASLQSIDTDKVKYLDGIHEPYQCSINKHCRLGSTLVIPLRGENNTVVGTIKLYEAKNTLFSSINRTLGEGIASLLSAQILTGQNERYKQLLSQTEIKLLHAQVNPHFLFNALNTLLAVIRRDQQQASELVQNISTFFRKNLKRPKEIVTLKDELEHITAYLEIEKIRFMDKLDIVVDIPQKFEGVHLPAFSLQPIVENAIKHGVSQMIGKGVVTIRAYQQDTLLVLEVEDNAGTYREEHKDGNGLGLNLVHKRIQIRYGEQYGMKIDCQPDCYTKVILSLPIKQDEQLC; translated from the coding sequence ATGTTTGAATTTAATTTAATCTTACAACTACTACAACAAATGTGCGTGTATTTAGTTATTGCTTATCTTCTAAGTAAAACACCACTGTTTATACCAGTCATGCAGGTAACTGTACATCTACCTCATAAGTTACTTTGTTATTTCATCTTCTCTTTTTTCTGTATTATGGGAACCTATTTTAGTCTTGAAATAGAAGATACATTAGCTAATACCAGAGCGATTGGTGCAATTTTAGGTGGGCTTTTAGGGGGCCCGACTGTTGGATTATTAGTTGGAATTACTGGTGGTGTTCATCGTTATACGCTAGGTGGAATCACAGCTGAAACCTGTATGATTTCAACAATCCTAACTGGCTTTTTATGTGGTATGGTGCACTATTTTTTAATGAAAAATCGCCGGGTTGATCTTATCTATAATCCATTTATTGTTGCCATACTTGCGGTACTATTTGAATCCCTTGAAATGGGTATGATCTTAATTTTTTCCAAACCTTATGAAGTTATTCTTCATGCAGTACAAACCATTGCAACACCGATGATTGTAGCAAATAGCGTCGGAGCAGCAATGTTCATGAGAATTCTGCTCGATCGCAAAGCAATGTTTGAGAAGTATACATCGGCATTTTCATCAAGAGCATTGAAAATTGCAGCGAGTACCGATGGTCTATTACGAAATGGCTTTAACCAAGAAAATAGTACTAAAGTTGCCGATATTCTTTATAAAGAACTCGGTGTTGGTGCTGTTTCAATTACTGATCGAGAGAAAATCCTCGCTTTTATTGGGATTGGTAGTGATCATCATTTACCCGGTACACCGATTACATCGCCCGCATCTTTGCAATCAATCGATACCGATAAGGTAAAATACCTTGATGGTATACATGAACCTTACCAGTGTTCGATTAATAAACACTGCCGACTCGGCTCAACCTTAGTAATCCCACTACGTGGAGAAAACAACACAGTAGTAGGTACTATCAAACTTTATGAAGCTAAAAATACATTATTTAGCTCAATTAATCGAACACTTGGCGAAGGTATTGCTAGTTTATTATCAGCTCAAATCCTAACGGGTCAAAATGAACGATATAAGCAATTACTTTCCCAAACAGAAATAAAATTACTGCATGCTCAGGTTAATCCTCATTTTTTATTTAATGCACTCAATACATTATTAGCAGTAATACGCCGTGATCAGCAACAAGCGTCGGAATTAGTACAAAATATTTCAACCTTTTTCCGTAAAAATCTCAAACGACCAAAAGAAATTGTTACGTTAAAAGATGAACTTGAACATATCACAGCCTATCTCGAAATTGAAAAAATACGTTTTATGGATAAGTTGGACATTGTGGTTGATATTCCACAAAAATTTGAAGGAGTACATTTACCCGCTTTCTCTTTACAACCTATTGTTGAAAATGCAATTAAACATGGTGTATCACAGATGATTGGTAAAGGTGTTGTAACGATTAGAGCCTATCAACAAGATACGTTATTAGTTCTTGAAGTTGAAGATAACGCCGGCACCTATCGTGAAGAACATAAAGATGGTAACGGCTTAGGCTTAAATTTAGTCCATAAACGTATCCAAATTCGTTATGGAGAGCAATATGGTATGAAAATAGACTGTCAGCCCGATTGCTATACTAAAGTTATTCTTTCCCTGCCAATTAAACAGGATGAACAGTTATGCTAA
- the rplS gene encoding 50S ribosomal protein L19 — protein MKNAIIQQLEQEQMKKDIPAFRPGDTVEVKVWVVEGNKKRLQAYEGVVIAIRNRGLHSAFTVRKISNGEGVERVFQTHSPVVDSISVKRRGEVRQAKLYYLRELRGKAARIKERLN, from the coding sequence ATGAAAAATGCAATTATTCAGCAATTAGAACAAGAACAGATGAAGAAAGACATTCCTGCTTTTCGTCCGGGTGATACCGTTGAAGTAAAAGTATGGGTTGTTGAAGGTAATAAAAAACGTCTTCAGGCTTACGAAGGTGTAGTTATCGCAATTCGTAACCGTGGTTTACACTCTGCTTTCACAGTGCGTAAAATTTCTAACGGTGAAGGTGTAGAACGTGTTTTCCAAACTCACTCACCAGTTGTTGATTCTATCAGCGTGAAACGTCGTGGTGAAGTGCGTCAAGCTAAATTATACTACCTACGTGAACTTCGTGGTAAAGCTGCTCGTATTAAAGAGCGTCTTAACTAA
- the yaaA gene encoding peroxide stress protein YaaA: MITVISPAKTLDYETPVKIAEYSQPELLNYSADLIKSCQLLSPEDIANLMKISPKLAELNYQRFQNWHPNFDPVNARQAILAFNGEVYEGLNVRDFTEDNFTFAQNHLRILSGLYGVLKPLDLMQPYRLEMGTKLKNGSNSNLYQFWGDTITEMLNNELAKQQSQTLINLASNEYFKSVNNKKLQANIISPIFLDESGGNYKIISFYAKKARGLMSRYIIKHQLNKADDIQSFDLAGYSFDAIRSTDKEWVFKRSEKQAKQFKNQ, translated from the coding sequence ATGATAACGGTTATTTCACCCGCCAAAACATTAGATTATGAAACACCAGTTAAAATAGCTGAATATAGTCAACCCGAATTATTAAATTACTCAGCAGATCTTATTAAATCATGCCAATTACTCAGCCCAGAAGATATTGCTAATCTAATGAAAATTAGTCCTAAATTAGCAGAGTTAAATTACCAACGTTTTCAAAACTGGCATCCTAATTTCGATCCAGTTAATGCGCGCCAAGCTATTTTGGCTTTCAATGGTGAAGTTTATGAAGGATTAAATGTCAGAGACTTCACTGAAGATAACTTTACCTTTGCGCAAAATCATTTGCGTATTCTATCTGGACTATATGGCGTCCTTAAACCATTAGATTTAATGCAGCCTTACCGCTTAGAGATGGGTACTAAGTTAAAAAATGGTTCCAATAGTAATCTTTATCAGTTTTGGGGCGATACAATTACCGAAATGTTAAATAATGAATTAGCTAAACAGCAGAGCCAAACATTAATAAATTTAGCTTCAAATGAATATTTTAAATCGGTTAATAATAAAAAATTACAAGCCAATATTATTAGTCCGATCTTTCTTGATGAGAGTGGTGGTAATTATAAAATTATCAGCTTCTATGCTAAAAAAGCCCGTGGTTTAATGAGTCGCTATATTATTAAACATCAACTCAATAAAGCGGATGATATTCAATCATTTGATTTAGCTGGTTATAGCTTTGATGCTATACGTTCAACAGATAAAGAGTGGGTATTTAAGCGAAGTGAAAAACAAGCAAAACAATTCAAGAATCAATAG
- the btsR gene encoding two-component system response regulator BtsR gives MLNVIIVDDEPLARENLRHQLNQYEKIEIIAECSNAFETVKAIHQLNPDVVFLDIQMPKINGLEMLNMLDAEEMPQIVFLTAYEEFAIKAFEAQAFDYLLKPIDPVRLNKSIQRLLNSPSKQNINQLDIAHSLKYIPCIGHSKIYLLNLDDVYYVSSRASGVYVFNKDNTEYFTELTLRTLEEKTPLVHCHRQYLINIKQLKEIRFTQTGQTEILLSNDVIVPVSRRYLKPLKEQLGL, from the coding sequence ATGCTAAATGTCATTATTGTTGATGATGAGCCTCTTGCTCGAGAAAATCTACGTCATCAGCTAAATCAATATGAAAAAATTGAAATCATCGCGGAATGTTCAAATGCTTTTGAAACGGTTAAAGCTATTCATCAGTTGAATCCCGATGTGGTTTTTTTAGATATTCAGATGCCTAAAATTAATGGTCTTGAGATGCTGAATATGCTTGATGCTGAAGAGATGCCGCAGATCGTATTTTTAACTGCCTATGAAGAATTTGCAATTAAGGCCTTTGAAGCGCAAGCATTCGATTATTTGCTTAAACCCATTGATCCTGTAAGATTGAATAAAAGTATTCAGCGCTTACTCAATAGCCCAAGTAAACAAAATATTAACCAATTAGATATAGCCCACTCATTAAAATATATACCATGTATTGGTCATAGTAAAATTTATCTATTAAATCTTGATGATGTTTATTATGTTAGTTCTAGGGCAAGTGGCGTTTATGTATTTAATAAAGATAATACTGAATATTTTACCGAGCTAACTTTACGTACTCTTGAAGAGAAAACGCCTTTAGTTCACTGCCATAGACAATACTTAATTAATATAAAACAGTTAAAAGAGATTCGATTTACCCAAACAGGACAAACTGAAATCTTATTGAGTAATGATGTTATTGTTCCGGTAAGTCGTCGTTATTTAAAACCATTAAAAGAACAGTTAGGACTGTAA
- the trmB gene encoding tRNA (guanosine(46)-N7)-methyltransferase TrmB, with protein MNQKNDIMTIELMDDGRPVRQIRSFVLRQGRLTKGQELAITKLWPLFGIDYTEKSVINFSELFGNDNLVTLEIGFGMGASFVEMATNATNENFFGIEVHRPGVGACLMAVDQAQLSNVRVMCHDAVEVLHNMIADNSLDKVQIFFPDPWHKAKHNKRRIIQPEFVQLLTSKLKVGGILHLATDWQHYAEHMLTVLQSAQGLSNLSSDNSYVPRPESRPMTKFEKRGLNLGHGVWDLQFKRVI; from the coding sequence ATGAATCAAAAAAATGACATTATGACCATTGAATTGATGGATGATGGGCGCCCTGTACGCCAAATTAGAAGCTTTGTTTTAAGGCAAGGTCGATTGACTAAAGGGCAAGAGTTAGCTATCACAAAGCTTTGGCCTCTGTTCGGTATTGATTATACAGAGAAATCAGTAATCAATTTTAGTGAGTTATTTGGTAATGATAATTTAGTGACACTAGAAATTGGCTTTGGTATGGGCGCTTCATTTGTTGAGATGGCGACTAATGCGACTAATGAAAATTTTTTCGGAATTGAAGTTCACCGCCCCGGCGTAGGAGCCTGCTTAATGGCTGTCGATCAAGCGCAATTAAGTAACGTTCGAGTAATGTGTCACGATGCTGTTGAAGTATTGCACAATATGATTGCAGATAATTCACTCGATAAAGTACAAATTTTTTTCCCCGATCCTTGGCACAAAGCGAAACATAATAAACGACGAATTATTCAACCTGAATTTGTTCAGCTATTAACATCCAAGTTAAAAGTTGGTGGGATACTGCATCTTGCAACCGATTGGCAGCATTACGCAGAGCACATGTTGACAGTGTTACAATCAGCACAAGGATTGTCCAATTTATCTTCAGATAATAGCTATGTTCCAAGACCAGAGTCACGCCCTATGACTAAGTTTGAAAAACGTGGTTTAAATTTGGGACATGGTGTGTGGGATCTGCAATTTAAGCGAGTGATTTAA
- a CDS encoding NAD(P)/FAD-dependent oxidoreductase → MSSSITIIGAGASGLFCASLLGQQGFNVTVIDNGKKPGRKILMSGGGFCNFTNQTITADNYLSQNVHFCKSAIKRFSQCDFIDLVNRYNIPYYEKELGQLFCQNSAQDIVNMLITECQKGSVKFSMQTELDDIVQTTSGFVLSTNKGKIETDKVIIATGGLSMPKLGTTPIGYKIAEKFALPVIPIKAGLVPFTLQPLLLERLSPLAGISVLAEVSTNNKSFFGNILFTHRGLSGPAILQISSYWQPGEAISINLLPNQNLTDFFTTQRQESANQQLKNVLAKLLPKRLIDCLSQLEMIADIPLKQLNIKHQQTLIEQLTNWQIVPNGTEGYRTAEVTLGGVSTECLSSKTMEVKTVSNLYFIGEVIDVTGWLGGYNFQWAWSSAYACAESIIKTAIVK, encoded by the coding sequence ATGTCTTCTTCTATAACAATTATTGGTGCTGGTGCATCAGGTCTATTTTGTGCAAGTTTACTTGGTCAACAGGGTTTTAATGTTACCGTAATTGATAACGGTAAAAAACCTGGACGAAAAATTTTAATGTCAGGGGGAGGATTCTGTAATTTTACTAACCAAACAATTACAGCAGATAATTACCTTTCACAAAATGTCCATTTTTGTAAATCAGCGATAAAACGGTTTAGCCAATGTGACTTTATTGATTTAGTTAATCGCTATAATATTCCTTACTACGAAAAAGAACTTGGTCAACTTTTTTGTCAGAATTCGGCACAAGATATTGTTAACATGCTGATAACTGAATGTCAAAAAGGTAGCGTCAAATTTAGTATGCAAACAGAGCTTGATGACATTGTACAAACTACATCAGGGTTTGTGCTATCAACGAATAAAGGCAAAATAGAAACCGATAAAGTCATTATTGCAACCGGTGGACTATCCATGCCCAAACTAGGTACAACACCAATAGGTTATAAAATTGCAGAAAAATTTGCTTTACCGGTTATCCCAATCAAAGCGGGACTTGTTCCTTTCACATTGCAACCACTATTGCTTGAACGCTTATCGCCTCTGGCCGGTATTTCAGTATTAGCTGAAGTATCGACAAATAATAAATCGTTTTTCGGCAATATTTTATTTACTCATCGAGGTTTATCGGGCCCTGCCATTTTACAAATATCAAGTTACTGGCAACCAGGTGAAGCAATTAGTATTAACCTATTACCTAACCAAAATTTAACTGATTTTTTCACGACTCAACGTCAAGAATCAGCAAATCAACAACTCAAAAACGTATTAGCTAAGTTACTACCTAAACGATTAATTGATTGTCTAAGTCAACTAGAGATGATTGCCGATATTCCACTAAAGCAATTAAATATCAAACATCAACAAACGCTGATTGAACAATTAACTAATTGGCAGATTGTCCCCAATGGAACTGAAGGATATCGAACCGCCGAAGTAACATTAGGTGGCGTTAGTACAGAATGTTTATCATCAAAAACAATGGAAGTTAAAACGGTCAGTAACCTCTATTTTATTGGCGAAGTAATCGATGTAACGGGCTGGCTTGGTGGTTATAATTTTCAATGGGCTTGGAGTAGTGCTTATGCCTGTGCTGAAAGTATTATTAAAACAGCAATAGTAAAATAA
- the map gene encoding type I methionyl aminopeptidase: MVIRIKTKDEIEKMRIAGKLAADVLEMIAPYVKPGVSTGELDKICHDYIINEQKAIPANIGYHGYKHTSCISINDVVCHGIPSFEKKLKDGDILNIDVTVIKDGYHGDTSQMYIAGKPTVTGQRLCEVTQQSLYEAIKIIKPGMRLREIGKTIQKYCESFGFSSVREYCGHGIGEVYHDEPQVLHYDADDQGVVLQAGMTFTIEPMINTGDWRTRTMKDGWTVKTKDHGLSAQYEHTILVTETGVEVLTLRSNEDFPRIIENK; encoded by the coding sequence ATGGTAATTAGAATTAAAACAAAAGATGAAATTGAAAAAATGCGTATTGCTGGTAAATTGGCTGCTGACGTGTTGGAAATGATTGCGCCTTATGTTAAGCCTGGGGTATCGACTGGTGAATTAGATAAAATTTGCCATGATTATATTATTAATGAGCAAAAAGCGATTCCTGCAAATATTGGTTATCATGGTTATAAACATACAAGTTGTATCTCTATCAATGATGTTGTGTGTCATGGTATTCCAAGCTTTGAAAAAAAACTTAAAGATGGTGATATTCTCAATATTGATGTTACAGTTATTAAAGATGGCTACCACGGTGATACCTCACAAATGTATATTGCAGGAAAACCGACTGTGACAGGACAACGTCTTTGTGAAGTCACACAACAAAGTCTTTATGAAGCGATTAAAATTATTAAGCCTGGTATGCGGTTACGTGAAATTGGTAAAACGATTCAAAAATATTGTGAATCATTTGGCTTCTCAAGTGTACGAGAATATTGTGGACACGGTATTGGCGAAGTTTATCATGATGAACCACAAGTTTTACATTATGATGCGGATGATCAGGGTGTCGTTTTACAAGCAGGCATGACGTTTACAATTGAACCGATGATTAATACTGGCGACTGGCGAACTCGTACAATGAAAGACGGTTGGACAGTAAAAACGAAAGATCACGGTTTATCAGCACAATATGAACATACTATTTTAGTCACTGAAACGGGAGTTGAAGTATTGACGTTACGTTCAAATGAAGATTTTCCTCGGATTATTGAGAATAAATAG
- a CDS encoding carbon starvation CstA family protein yields the protein MSNNKYLKHLPWVLLAFIGACCLAVVALRRGEHISALWIVAASISVYLVAYRYYSLYIATKVMKLDPTRATPAVVNNDGLNFVPTNKYVLFGHHFAAIAGAGPLVGPVLAAQVGYLPGTLWLLAGVVLAGAVQDFMVLFLSSRRNGNSLGEMIKQEMGQIPGTIALFGCFLIMLIILAVLALIVVKALAESPWGVFTVCSTVPIALFMGIYMRFLRPGKVLEISVIGIVLLVLSIWFGGVIAHDPYWGPALTFKDTTITFVLIGYAFISALLPVWLILAPRDYLATFLKIGVIVGLAVGIVILNPELKMPAVTQYIDGTGPVWKGTLFPFLFITIACGAVSGFHALISSGTTPKLLANEKDARFIGYGAMLMESFVAIMALVAASIIEPGLYFAMNTPPAGLGFTMPDLHNLSDTQAAPMIMAQLKDVTAQAAATVSSWGFVISPEEILQTAKDIGEPSVLNRAGGAPTLAVGIAHVFHKILPGADMGFWYHFGILFEALFILTALDAGTRSGRFMLQDLLGNFIPFLKKTDSMVAGVVGTAGCVGLWGYLLYQGVVDPLGGVKSLWPLFGISNQMLAAVALILGTVVLIKMKRTKFIWVTLIPCVWLLICTTWAIGLKLFSNNPQLEGFFYQANLYNKIITEDTTLTAQQASNLHHIVINNYTNAGLSILFLVVVYSIIFYGIKTALKARKAKERTDKETPYQPVPEGGVKTSMSH from the coding sequence ATGAGTAATAACAAATATCTTAAACATCTACCCTGGGTACTACTTGCCTTTATTGGTGCATGTTGTTTAGCGGTTGTAGCTTTAAGACGTGGAGAGCATATTAGTGCTTTGTGGATTGTCGCTGCTTCAATCTCTGTTTATCTAGTAGCTTATCGCTATTACAGCTTATATATCGCGACTAAAGTGATGAAGTTAGATCCCACTCGTGCGACCCCTGCTGTCGTTAACAATGATGGTTTAAACTTTGTTCCAACAAATAAATATGTATTATTTGGTCACCACTTTGCTGCGATTGCAGGTGCAGGACCATTAGTAGGACCAGTGCTTGCAGCACAAGTTGGTTATTTACCAGGTACACTTTGGTTACTTGCTGGTGTTGTATTAGCAGGTGCTGTACAAGACTTTATGGTACTATTTTTATCATCTCGCCGTAACGGTAATTCACTAGGTGAAATGATCAAACAAGAGATGGGACAAATTCCAGGAACTATTGCCTTATTTGGCTGTTTCCTCATTATGTTAATTATTTTAGCCGTTCTAGCTTTAATCGTTGTTAAAGCGTTAGCTGAAAGCCCATGGGGTGTTTTTACCGTTTGTTCAACTGTGCCAATTGCTCTATTCATGGGTATCTACATGCGTTTCCTAAGACCAGGTAAAGTATTAGAGATCTCTGTTATTGGTATTGTATTACTCGTATTATCGATCTGGTTTGGTGGCGTTATTGCTCACGACCCATACTGGGGACCAGCATTAACCTTTAAAGATACAACAATTACCTTTGTATTGATTGGTTATGCTTTTATTTCAGCACTATTACCAGTATGGTTAATCCTTGCCCCACGTGACTACTTAGCAACTTTCTTAAAGATTGGTGTGATCGTTGGTCTTGCTGTTGGTATTGTGATTTTAAATCCTGAACTTAAAATGCCAGCCGTAACACAATACATTGATGGAACTGGACCAGTTTGGAAAGGAACACTATTCCCATTCTTGTTTATCACAATTGCTTGTGGTGCAGTATCTGGTTTCCATGCCTTAATCTCTTCTGGTACAACACCAAAATTACTTGCTAATGAAAAAGACGCACGTTTCATCGGTTATGGTGCAATGTTAATGGAGTCATTTGTTGCAATTATGGCTTTAGTAGCAGCATCAATTATCGAGCCAGGCTTATACTTTGCGATGAATACACCTCCTGCAGGTCTAGGCTTTACTATGCCTGACTTACATAATCTGAGTGATACGCAAGCAGCACCTATGATTATGGCTCAGTTAAAAGATGTAACCGCTCAAGCCGCAGCGACTGTAAGTTCTTGGGGCTTTGTTATTAGTCCAGAAGAAATCTTACAAACAGCAAAAGATATTGGTGAACCTTCCGTTCTGAACCGTGCTGGTGGAGCACCGACATTAGCAGTTGGTATTGCACACGTATTCCATAAAATCCTTCCAGGTGCAGATATGGGCTTCTGGTATCATTTTGGTATTTTATTTGAAGCACTATTCATTTTAACGGCTCTTGATGCAGGAACGCGTTCTGGTCGCTTTATGCTACAAGATCTACTTGGTAATTTTATTCCATTCTTGAAGAAAACTGATTCAATGGTTGCAGGTGTTGTTGGTACCGCTGGATGTGTTGGTTTATGGGGTTACTTATTATATCAAGGCGTTGTTGATCCACTTGGCGGCGTTAAAAGCTTATGGCCATTATTCGGTATATCCAACCAAATGTTAGCAGCTGTTGCTCTTATTCTTGGTACAGTCGTTCTTATTAAGATGAAACGTACTAAATTTATTTGGGTAACATTAATTCCATGTGTATGGTTATTAATCTGTACAACTTGGGCAATAGGATTAAAACTATTTAGTAATAATCCACAGTTAGAAGGTTTCTTCTATCAAGCGAACCTATACAATAAAATTATTACAGAAGATACCACGCTAACAGCACAACAAGCGAGTAACTTACACCACATTGTTATTAATAACTATACTAATGCTGGTTTAAGTATTCTATTCTTAGTTGTTGTATATAGTATTATTTTCTATGGTATCAAAACCGCGCTTAAAGCTCGTAAAGCAAAAGAAAGAACAGATAAAGAGACTCCTTATCAGCCAGTTCCTGAAGGTGGCGTAAAAACGTCAATGTCTCACTAA
- the trmD gene encoding tRNA (guanosine(37)-N1)-methyltransferase TrmD — translation MKIGVISLFPEMFQAITHYGVTSRAVKNGLLEVMYWNPRDFAYDKHKTVDERPYGGGPGMLMMVQPLRDAIHAAKAQLGEDTKVIYLSPQGRKLEQQGVCELSKQYKIILICGRYEGIDERIIQTEIDEEWSIGDYVLSGGELPAMVLMDAIARFIPGVLHHEASAEEDSFANGLLDCPHYTRPEVLDGMAVPDVLMSGHHEEIRRWRLKQSLGRTWLRRDDLLNNLALTDEEQRLLSEFKQEYNSKQSD, via the coding sequence ATGAAAATTGGCGTTATTAGCCTGTTTCCTGAAATGTTTCAAGCAATTACTCATTATGGTGTGACAAGCAGAGCCGTCAAAAATGGTCTACTGGAAGTCATGTATTGGAATCCACGTGATTTCGCTTATGATAAGCATAAAACTGTCGATGAACGACCGTATGGCGGTGGTCCTGGCATGTTAATGATGGTTCAACCATTACGAGATGCGATTCATGCAGCAAAAGCACAGTTGGGTGAGGATACTAAAGTAATTTATCTGTCTCCACAGGGACGTAAACTCGAGCAACAAGGAGTTTGCGAATTATCAAAACAGTATAAGATCATTCTTATCTGTGGTCGATATGAAGGTATAGATGAGCGTATAATCCAAACCGAAATTGATGAAGAGTGGTCAATCGGAGATTATGTTCTCAGTGGTGGTGAGTTACCCGCTATGGTGTTAATGGATGCAATTGCTCGGTTTATACCCGGTGTATTACATCATGAAGCATCGGCAGAAGAGGATTCTTTTGCAAATGGTTTACTCGATTGTCCACATTATACCCGTCCAGAAGTGTTAGATGGAATGGCGGTGCCAGATGTGTTAATGTCCGGTCACCATGAAGAAATTCGTCGCTGGCGATTAAAACAATCACTAGGACGGACTTGGCTTAGAAGAGATGATCTTCTAAATAATCTAGCTCTGACTGATGAAGAGCAACGTTTACTGTCTGAGTTCAAACAAGAATACAACAGTAAGCAGAGCGATTAG
- a CDS encoding AEC family transporter, with the protein MGFLQTLWLQFLSTLPLFVLILFGFLLIKILKWPKTITDSLTKFTFSAAIPVMLFHIMSHFSEQPTADYRLLFAFFGGTFVVFILGRWIAAKCFKLDGASGTMFAMGGIYSNNVFVGLPIVRALLGDEAVPSVALVVVFSALILWTLATISIEFAQIGKLSTSSFKKAIKSVFKNPVILGILAGLIVNYSQLPLPTFVSKSTKMLGDMAAPLSLVVLGMGLAEYKIREGLKLSSFICLIKLAILPFVIYIIARLLNLPTLETQVVVLLGSMSIAINCYIMSRQFNLLQPAIASSLLISTVLSSITTPLILAILTMAN; encoded by the coding sequence ATGGGATTTTTACAAACATTGTGGTTACAATTTTTATCAACGTTACCGCTCTTTGTTTTAATATTATTTGGTTTTTTATTAATTAAAATTTTAAAGTGGCCCAAAACTATCACAGATAGTTTAACGAAATTTACATTTTCTGCTGCCATTCCTGTTATGCTATTCCATATCATGAGCCACTTTTCTGAACAACCGACAGCTGATTATCGACTATTATTTGCATTTTTCGGTGGCACATTTGTCGTATTTATTTTAGGTCGATGGATTGCAGCCAAATGTTTTAAACTTGATGGGGCGTCAGGAACAATGTTTGCTATGGGCGGCATATATAGCAATAACGTTTTTGTCGGTCTACCAATTGTTCGAGCATTATTGGGCGATGAAGCCGTACCCAGTGTTGCTTTAGTTGTCGTTTTTAGTGCACTCATTTTATGGACACTCGCCACTATTTCTATTGAATTTGCACAAATAGGTAAATTGTCGACAAGTAGTTTTAAGAAAGCGATAAAAAGTGTTTTTAAAAATCCCGTTATTTTAGGTATTTTAGCTGGATTAATTGTCAACTATAGCCAGCTACCACTCCCCACTTTTGTTAGTAAATCAACAAAAATGCTAGGTGATATGGCTGCACCGCTATCACTTGTAGTCTTAGGTATGGGACTCGCAGAATATAAGATTCGAGAAGGATTAAAGCTTAGCTCATTCATTTGCCTGATCAAATTGGCGATATTACCATTTGTTATTTATATAATCGCTAGATTACTTAATTTACCGACATTAGAAACACAAGTGGTTGTGCTGTTAGGCTCAATGTCTATCGCGATAAACTGTTATATCATGTCTAGACAGTTTAACTTATTACAACCGGCAATTGCCTCAAGTTTACTGATATCAACAGTATTATCATCAATCACGACTCCGCTAATTTTAGCCATTTTGACTATGGCTAATTAA